TTTAAATCCATTATAAAATTTAGGATACGTTCCCATTGATCCTCGGTACCCTGTTgctcatataatttttgttgttgtttaatAATACATATCAGACCAAACCTGATTTGGCATTCTGTACATTCAAAGCCAATTTCAGACCTCCTCCACAAGATTTTTCCTTTGCAACGTTCACAATTAAATTTTTTGCCAGGTAAAATGCAGGTTAGGGGATGTTCTTCATGAAGCTGAGAATCATAGAGTCCGCCAAATTTGATAGGTTTTGTAAATAGACCGAACCACTTTCGCACACAATTAGCATCAGCACATTGGTCACATTCAAAACAGTGGTACGTCAATTTATCTGGATGTATATTCTCCTCACaaaattcacaaaaatattGTAATGCACCTTGATTATCATCACTGATGAAAACAGCTGGATCTGTCAATTTGAATCCATGTTCGTCGTACCAATGTACAATTTCTTGTGACAACATCAAACATCTAGGATGAATGCTAAAATGACATATATCACAACCAAATGTGAAGTAGGATGGAGACGCTGGGACAGTAAATCTATCCCCCCATACCTCCTCCAAATTGGTTTCACCACATGAGAAGCAACCACCGATGGTTCTCCCATACTGAAGAATGAGAGGGTGTTTGTGAGTCTCGTGATTGACTCGTCTAGGAAATGCAGCACATCTAACGTCCAAGTAGTAGTTTTCGCATTCATTGCATTTGTAGGCAAATCCATTCCCTATCTCCCGACAACCATTGCATGTAAAGAAGCCAAAGCATTCATCCATCTTTTCTTGTAGTATTAGTGTGTGTTCTGTGTGAGCCGGATCCGGGTGCTTTAACTCACGTGGCAATTTAGCACACCATTTGTGTAAAACGAAATTACATGTCCACCGGTTGCAACTATAAAAGGGTGCATCATTCGTAAATAGAGGAAGAATGCACCCATTGCAGATCACTTTATACTCACCTCTACTTGTGCTGCTAAAGCTTGTAATCTTGCTTAAATCAAACTCAAGGGTAAGCGGATGATCATGGCTGGGGTGATTTAGGATATTACAATCTTCCTCGTCCTTGTCCTTGTCCTCATCCTTCCATTGacatatatttttgataaattggGCTAGCGTGTTATGTACTACCTCAATCGAAGGCAACggaaattgaattatttgatcttcttcttcttcttcaattattggTGGATCCCTACATAAGAATAAAACACatgaatttaattaatgaatcgAATGTAAAAACTAAGAAGATTGTTGTAAGAAAATAGCTAGTTAGTTGTATGAGATGTAATACCATTTCTTAGTTGAGCATTTTGtgtgaagtgtgtatttacatcTCTTACAAAGATAGAAACCCAATTGCTTGTTTATCATTTTCTTACAAACGCCGCATAGATAGTTGGGTAACTCCTCTCCTTGTAGATCATAACATAACTTAAGCGGATGCACATGACTTTCATGTTCAATACTTTGAGGCAGTGAGTAGCATTGCTCGTGGATCCAGAACCAGCAAGTTTTGCACTGATAGGAAATACCTATTTCTCCATGTTTCTCACCACAATAACTACATAAAAATGATTCGGGGTATAGCCTAGGGGTCAATTCGTGGTTGTGCAGAGTGCGAGGACAAACAAGAAAAGACACGAATGCGCATCTTAGATCCACATCAAAATAGCAAACCTTACAGCGATAGTGTAATGACAACCGCGCGGACAATGACGGGTATTTAACATTGCAAACATTACAACGGAAATTGCTTCTTGTGGAGAGGATTAAAGGATGTTGTGGGTCATGTTGTGGATAGTCCTTCATCTCTTTGGGTAAAGATGCACACAATTCGTGAAGATTATAACCATTGCATTCTTCTATACAACATCTGAACCCACTTCTTCCAATTTTAATGTTACAACCACTGCAGAGCAGTTGACCTCCAAATACATTTCTAACAATTCCCATGAACCACGTCAAGGGATGTTGATGTCCAAAATGCATAATACCTTTCTCTCTTGCTTCTTCTATCAGTGGTAAATGAGGCACAAGAAAAGAACCTGAACTAATTGGAGGATAATCAATTGGTTTTTCATCAAAATGAGAACCCATGTCGTGGTTGTGCAGAGTGCGAATACTATCCCTATAGGAAATCATTGCGCATCTTAGATCCACATCAAAATCGCAAACAACACAGCGATAGTGATAGCGGAATGGCTTCGGCTCCAACAACGAGTAAGGTTTGCAAACATCACAAATGAAACCTGGGTGTGTGGTTGTGGAGAGGATTAAAGGATGTTGTGGATGTTGTGGATAGTCTTTCATCTCTTCGGGTAAAGATGCACAAAATTCGTGAAGATTATAACCTTTGCATTTTTTTATACAACAAGTGAACCCACTTCTTTCAATTCCTATAAAACCATTGCTACAAACATCGCAATACAATGCATCTATAGATCCACTTCTAACATCTTTCTTGAACCACGTCAAGGGATGTTGATGTCCAAAATGCTTAATACCTTTCTCTCTTGCTTCTTCTATTAGTGGTAAATGAGGCACAACAAAAGATCCTGAACTTGGAGGATGATGATAAACTCCTTCTCCATCACTCAACATTCTGATGATTACACACAAATTCCTTCCTTGTCAATCCTAGTGCGTGATACGAAAATAATAGAGTCCGCCAAACTTCTTGATAAGTTGTCAAAGTTAAGTTAGCCCCAAGAGATTGCTTACC
This is a stretch of genomic DNA from Impatiens glandulifera chromosome 4, dImpGla2.1, whole genome shotgun sequence. It encodes these proteins:
- the LOC124936525 gene encoding uncharacterized protein LOC124936525 — translated: MLSDGEGVYHHPPSSGSFVVPHLPLIEEAREKGIKHFGHQHPLTWFKKDVRSGSIDALYCDVCSNGFIGIERSGFTCCIKKCKGYNLHEFCASLPEEMKDYPQHPQHPLILSTTTHPGFICDVCKPYSLLEPKPFRYHYRCVVCDFDVDLRCAMISYRDSIRTLHNHDMGSHFDEKPIDYPPISSGSFLVPHLPLIEEAREKGIMHFGHQHPLTWFMGIVRNVFGGQLLCSGCNIKIGRSGFRCCIEECNGYNLHELCASLPKEMKDYPQHDPQHPLILSTRSNFRCNVCNVKYPSLSARLSLHYRCKVCYFDVDLRCAFVSFLVCPRTLHNHELTPRLYPESFLCSYCGEKHGEIGISYQCKTCWFWIHEQCYSLPQSIEHESHVHPLKLCYDLQGEELPNYLCGVCKKMINKQLGFYLCKRCKYTLHTKCSTKKWDPPIIEEEEEDQIIQFPLPSIEVVHNTLAQFIKNICQWKDEDKDKDEEDCNILNHPSHDHPLTLEFDLSKITSFSSTSRGEYKVICNGCILPLFTNDAPFYSCNRWTCNFVLHKWCAKLPRELKHPDPAHTEHTLILQEKMDECFGFFTCNGCREIGNGFAYKCNECENYYLDVRCAAFPRRVNHETHKHPLILQYGRTIGGCFSCGETNLEEVWGDRFTVPASPSYFTFGCDICHFSIHPRCLMLSQEIVHWYDEHGFKLTDPAVFISDDNQGALQYFCEFCEENIHPDKLTYHCFECDQCADANCVRKWFGLFTKPIKFGGLYDSQLHEEHPLTCILPGKKFNCERCKGKILWRRSEIGFECTECQIRFGLICIIKQQQKLYEQQGTEDQWERILNFIMDLNLR